Proteins encoded together in one Astyanax mexicanus isolate ESR-SI-001 chromosome 10, AstMex3_surface, whole genome shotgun sequence window:
- the LOC103031457 gene encoding galactose-specific lectin nattectin codes for MAILTVALLLGLLLATDGVCKTAAQKYFPSEWSAYGIRKFKFFETKLTWADAEAECLKHGGNLASIHGSEENAFILNLIKKGAGSILRTWIGGHDTVKEGRWFWSDGSKMNFQNWGKNEPNNHLLGEDCLEIIYGDDLKWNDIPCSSTRSFVCART; via the exons ATGGCGATCTTGACTGTTGCATTGCTTCTTGGGCTTTTGTTGGCCACAG ATGGAGTATGTAAAACTGCAG CTCAAAAGTATTTCCCATCTGAGTGGTCTGCATACGGAATCAGAAAATTCAAGTTCTTCGAAACAAAATTGACATGGGCTGATGCAGAG GCTGAGTGTTTAAAACATGGTGGGAATCTTGCTTCAATTCACGGCTCTGAAGAAAATGCCTTCATACTGAATCTCATTAAAAAAGGCGCTGGCTCTATCCTGCGTACCTGGATAGGCGGCCATGATACTGTAAAA GAAGGAAGATGGTTCTGGAGTGATGGATCCAAAATGAACTTCCAGAACTGGGGAAAAAATGAACCCAATAACCACCTGTTGGGAGAAGACTGCCTTGAAATTATTTATGGAG ACGATCTCAAATGGAATGATATCCCATGCAGTTCAACCAGGTCATTTGTTTGTGCCAGGACCTGA
- the LOC103031775 gene encoding galactose-specific lectin nattectin: MPNITGFLFLLLLLATEGSLGNSKNEVSHGSSQNVVGRPLGNSLNAWKYCQLGWSTYERRCFRFFKTALQWIYAEAECLRYGGNLASVHSANEYAFLKKLIHQGAGSAVKTWIGGHDAVKEGIWLWSDGSYMNFRAWNSGDNQPDNYKKNEHCLEMNHGAVQLWNDSPCYELKPFICVKK, translated from the exons ATGCCGAACATCACTGGTTTCCTGTTTCTCCTGCTTTTGCTGGCCACAG AAGGATCCCTTGGTAATTCAAAGAATG AAGTATCACATGGTAGTTCCCAGAATG TTGTAGGAAGACCACTTGGTAATTCACTGAATG CTTGGAAGTACTGCCAATTGGGATGGTCCACATATGAACGCAGATGTTTCAGATTCTTTAAAACTGCACTGCAATGGATTTATGCAGAG GCTGAGTGTTTGAGATACGGTGGGAATCTTGCTTCAGTTCACAGCGCTAATGAATATGCCTTCCTAAAAAAACTCATTCACCAAGGTGCTGGCTCTGCCGTGAAGACCTGGATAGGCGGCCATGATGCTGTAAAA GAAGGAATATGGCTCTGGAGTGATGGATCCTACATGAACTTCAGGGCCTGGAATTCAGGTGACAATCAGCCTGATAACTACAAGAAGAATGAACACTGCCTTGAAATGAACCATGGAG CTGTACAATTGTGGAATGATAGCCCATGCTACGAATTAAAGCCATTTATTTGTGTCAAGAAGTGA